One window from the genome of Lichenicola cladoniae encodes:
- a CDS encoding CopG family ribbon-helix-helix protein, producing the protein MAVSVKLDDALKGRVQHLAASQRRTSHWIMREAIQQYVEREEARESFRQEALASWAEYQETGQHLTGDETRTWLQGWGNGPETDAPPCHE; encoded by the coding sequence ATGGCCGTGTCCGTCAAGTTGGATGATGCTCTCAAAGGCCGCGTGCAGCATCTGGCTGCCAGCCAGCGCCGGACTTCACACTGGATCATGCGCGAGGCCATCCAGCAGTATGTCGAGCGTGAGGAAGCCCGGGAGAGCTTCCGGCAGGAGGCACTGGCCTCCTGGGCTGAGTATCAGGAGACGGGCCAGCATCTGACCGGTGATGAAACCCGCACATGGCTTCAGGGCTGGGGGAACGGCCCAGAGACTGACGCGCCACCGTGCCACGAGTAG
- a CDS encoding type II toxin-antitoxin system RelE/ParE family toxin translates to MPRVVVTAGAVRGLERCRQFLAEKDSRAAGRAGSLIERQFLLLEGSPEIGRPLDEQPELRELVIGFGEAGYVALYQYAPGDEAVFVLAFRHQKEAGY, encoded by the coding sequence GTGCCACGAGTAGTCGTCACCGCTGGTGCGGTTCGGGGACTTGAGCGGTGCCGGCAGTTCCTGGCGGAGAAGGACAGTCGTGCCGCTGGGCGTGCCGGATCCCTGATCGAACGGCAGTTCCTTCTCCTGGAGGGCTCGCCGGAGATTGGGCGGCCGTTGGACGAACAGCCCGAGCTGCGCGAGCTCGTGATCGGGTTTGGTGAGGCCGGCTATGTGGCGCTTTACCAATATGCACCCGGCGACGAGGCGGTCTTCGTGCTGGCCTTCCGGCATCAGAAGGAAGCCGGCTACTAA